From a region of the Candidatus Binataceae bacterium genome:
- a CDS encoding alpha/beta fold hydrolase — protein sequence MSESRITFPCGDLKLEGLLTLPEPEAPGAAVVCHPHPMYGGSMHNNVVEAVLEALWRRQLATLRFNFRGVGDSEGEYDGGEGELDDVREAVAFLAGKAGVKSVLLAGYSFGASVSLRAGLTDPAVDRLVLVALPVAGMTGPGDSISKPVLLVSGDRDSYSPLEPLRTLAGKLGSRARLEILAGADHFFGGYEARLSALIGAALAER from the coding sequence ATGAGCGAGAGCCGCATTACCTTTCCTTGCGGCGACCTGAAACTGGAGGGACTGCTCACGCTGCCGGAGCCTGAAGCTCCGGGCGCGGCGGTGGTGTGCCATCCACATCCGATGTACGGCGGTTCCATGCACAACAATGTAGTTGAAGCTGTACTCGAGGCGCTCTGGCGACGACAGCTTGCCACCCTGCGGTTCAACTTTCGCGGTGTTGGCGACAGCGAAGGGGAGTATGACGGCGGCGAGGGCGAGCTTGACGACGTGCGTGAGGCGGTTGCATTTCTTGCCGGCAAGGCCGGGGTCAAGTCCGTGTTGCTGGCTGGATACTCTTTTGGTGCTTCGGTGTCATTGCGGGCCGGCCTCACCGACCCTGCCGTAGATCGTCTGGTGCTAGTGGCGCTGCCGGTCGCAGGGATGACTGGCCCAGGTGATTCCATCTCCAAACCGGTCCTGCTGGTGTCAGGCGATCGTGACTCCTACTCGCCGCTCGAGCCTCTGCGGACACTCGCCGGTAAACTGGGCAGCCGCGCGCGCCTGGAAATCCTCGCAGGCGCGGACCATTTCTTCGGCGGTTACGAGGCTCGGCTCTCTGCACTCATCGGCGCGGCGCTTGCGGAGCGCTGA
- a CDS encoding helix-turn-helix transcriptional regulator: protein MNTDNKFGRMLKEQRQGHGLTQRELAARIDVKASHVAYLETGQRKPSLALLGRIADTLRLDRQKLFVMAHPEARAMMPPSRPLRTKTPKEAWRTLLNDRALLNRYQVTKRELQALRQLSMLGYAMTRREFVAIVTLIRRDPEDE, encoded by the coding sequence GTGAATACAGACAACAAGTTCGGACGAATGTTGAAAGAACAGCGCCAGGGCCATGGACTGACGCAGCGTGAATTGGCGGCGCGCATCGACGTCAAGGCCAGTCATGTGGCTTATCTAGAGACCGGGCAGCGCAAGCCTTCTCTGGCGCTTCTCGGACGGATTGCCGATACCCTGCGCCTCGATCGGCAGAAACTCTTCGTTATGGCTCACCCCGAGGCACGGGCGATGATGCCCCCCTCCAGGCCCCTACGCACCAAAACTCCGAAAGAGGCATGGCGCACGCTGCTCAACGATCGGGCGCTGCTCAACCGCTATCAGGTCACCAAGCGGGAACTTCAAGCGCTCAGGCAACTGAGCATGCTGGGCTACGCGATGACCCGCCGGGAATTCGTCGCGATCGTGACGCTTATCCGCCGCGATCCCGAAGACGAATAG